The following proteins are encoded in a genomic region of Sorangiineae bacterium MSr12523:
- a CDS encoding cytochrome P450, translating into MATTTSIPRDPAFDSTLALLREGYPFIWNRCQRFQSDLFQARLMGKRAICIHGREAAELFYDETRFQRRGAVPRRVLTSLFGKKGIQTLDGAAHRHRKAAFLSLMTPTSLDRLMIATAREWRRAVHAWEKMEAVVLFDEAERVLTRATCTWAGVPISDRELPRRARDFGLMVDAFGGVGPRLWKGKRARARAERWMAREIERARRGDAPTASASALHVMAHYRGPDGERLPARTAAVELLNVIRPTVAISWFITFAALALHEHPESREKLTCEDAGENAGAYADSFMQEVRRFYPFTPYLGAKVRSSFDWKGHHFKPGTLVLLDVYGANHDPQLWDAPESFRPERFDGWRGDAYGFIPQGGGPRATGHRCPGEWITMHNVALALHILTRCMVYEVAPGQDLRVDLRRMPTRPKSGFILRNVHATAALDHGLPRRPSRMAAQDATDRAGGVHAEASSV; encoded by the coding sequence ATGGCAACCACGACGTCGATTCCGCGCGATCCGGCCTTCGATAGCACGCTCGCCTTGTTGCGTGAGGGGTACCCCTTCATATGGAACCGCTGCCAGCGGTTTCAGAGCGACCTATTCCAAGCTCGCCTCATGGGCAAGCGTGCAATCTGCATCCATGGGCGCGAAGCGGCAGAACTCTTTTACGATGAAACACGGTTCCAACGACGGGGCGCCGTGCCACGGCGGGTGTTGACGTCGCTTTTTGGCAAAAAGGGAATTCAGACGTTGGACGGCGCCGCACATCGGCATCGGAAGGCCGCGTTTCTTTCCCTGATGACGCCGACGAGCCTCGATCGCCTGATGATTGCGACCGCAAGGGAATGGCGTCGCGCGGTTCATGCGTGGGAGAAAATGGAAGCGGTGGTGCTTTTCGACGAAGCCGAGCGCGTGCTGACGCGCGCAACGTGCACGTGGGCGGGCGTGCCCATTTCCGATCGGGAACTTCCGCGCCGGGCGCGTGACTTTGGCCTCATGGTGGACGCATTTGGAGGTGTGGGGCCGAGGCTCTGGAAGGGCAAACGCGCGCGTGCCCGGGCGGAGCGCTGGATGGCGCGCGAAATCGAACGGGCGCGCCGGGGCGATGCACCGACCGCCTCGGCGAGTGCGCTGCACGTCATGGCGCACTACCGAGGCCCGGATGGTGAGCGGCTGCCTGCAAGAACGGCGGCGGTGGAGCTGCTGAACGTGATCCGTCCTACCGTTGCCATATCGTGGTTCATCACCTTCGCGGCGCTCGCACTGCACGAGCACCCGGAGAGCCGCGAAAAGCTGACCTGCGAAGATGCCGGCGAAAACGCGGGGGCATACGCCGACTCGTTCATGCAGGAGGTCCGTCGGTTTTATCCATTTACGCCCTATTTGGGTGCCAAGGTCCGCAGTTCGTTCGATTGGAAAGGACACCACTTCAAGCCCGGAACCCTGGTCCTGCTCGATGTCTACGGAGCCAATCACGATCCGCAGCTGTGGGATGCGCCCGAATCCTTTCGTCCCGAGAGGTTCGACGGCTGGCGGGGCGATGCATACGGCTTCATTCCGCAGGGCGGCGGTCCGCGCGCCACCGGCCACCGTTGCCCCGGGGAGTGGATCACGATGCACAACGTCGCGCTCGCACTCCATATCCTCACGCGGTGCATGGTGTACGAGGTTGCGCCCGGCCAGGATCTCCGGGTCGACCTCCGGCGGATGCCGACGCGACCCAAGAGTGGATTCATCCTCCGAAACGTCCATGCGACCGCCGCCCTCGATCACGGTCTGCCGCGGCGGCCAAGCCGCATGGCGGCTCAGGATGCCACAGATCGCGCAGGAGGCGTTCATGCCGAGGCCAGCTCGGTATAG
- a CDS encoding substrate-binding domain-containing protein, with product MKSHRLGALLLIGALAAGTACKSEKVNSGKSYTIGVANFMLSGPYFSGMDAAIAAQAKGKSAGDVMVKVISTDANGDAAKLAADVEDLLSKNVDAIIISGGPLESAPAALNAIKAAGKPVVLVDRKFGSGEYTSWIGPDNEAIGRQDGEFLTKQLSGTGKVAIIKGGPADNSIGLARTNGLKASLAKAPGITLVEAPGFGGWGSDGGLTIMESLLATHPDLAAVFCENDAMCLGAQRAIEAAGKSKQIVVAGVDGQREAVQAIVGGTNYAVTGLNSPKTIGSLALDRTMQILGGAKVEKDTVVPSPQITKDNAAQYLDPK from the coding sequence ATGAAGAGCCATCGACTAGGTGCGTTGCTTTTGATCGGAGCTCTCGCCGCGGGCACGGCTTGCAAATCCGAAAAGGTGAACAGCGGAAAGTCGTACACCATCGGTGTGGCGAATTTCATGCTGAGCGGCCCCTATTTCAGTGGAATGGACGCGGCCATCGCGGCGCAGGCCAAGGGCAAAAGCGCCGGAGACGTCATGGTCAAAGTCATCAGCACGGATGCCAACGGCGATGCGGCAAAGCTTGCGGCGGACGTGGAAGATCTGCTCAGCAAAAACGTGGATGCCATCATCATCTCCGGTGGCCCATTGGAATCGGCCCCGGCCGCGCTCAATGCCATCAAGGCGGCGGGCAAGCCCGTCGTGCTCGTCGACCGGAAATTCGGCAGCGGCGAATACACGAGCTGGATTGGACCGGACAATGAAGCCATTGGCCGGCAAGACGGTGAGTTCTTGACGAAGCAGTTGTCCGGTACGGGCAAAGTGGCCATCATCAAGGGCGGCCCCGCGGACAACAGCATTGGCTTGGCGCGGACCAATGGCCTGAAAGCATCGCTCGCCAAGGCCCCCGGCATCACCCTCGTCGAAGCGCCTGGTTTCGGTGGGTGGGGCTCCGACGGCGGGCTCACGATCATGGAAAGTCTGTTGGCGACGCATCCCGATCTCGCCGCCGTCTTTTGCGAGAACGACGCCATGTGCCTCGGCGCACAACGGGCCATCGAAGCCGCGGGCAAGTCCAAGCAGATCGTCGTCGCGGGTGTCGACGGACAACGCGAGGCCGTGCAGGCCATCGTGGGTGGAACGAACTACGCCGTGACGGGGTTGAACAGCCCGAAGACCATCGGCAGCCTGGCCCTCGACCGGACGATGCAGATCCTCGGCGGGGCGAAGGTGGAAAAGGACACCGTCGTTCCGTCTCCTCAGATTACCAAAGACAACGCGGCCCAGTACCTCGACCCGAAGTGA
- the trpA gene encoding tryptophan synthase subunit alpha, translated as MLEAELRRKQAEKGLLLMTHVVLGYPSFDETRRVVGAMVEAGTDMIELQIPFSEPLADGPVIAHANQKALAAGATVDRCFELATELAREFPIPFLFMTYFNIPFRRGVERFVEDTKAAGLRGVIVADLPPEEGDAFYGTMNRAGLAPVFFFSPRSTDARLAEIAPHARGFVYCVARTGVTGAVTEFAALDSYLARCRRATSLPIALGFGVKSKKDIDSLRGKIDIAVIGSQVIRVLDERGAAAVGPFIRSLQA; from the coding sequence GTGCTCGAAGCTGAACTACGTCGAAAACAAGCTGAGAAGGGCCTTTTGCTCATGACCCACGTCGTGCTCGGCTACCCGAGCTTCGACGAAACGCGCCGTGTGGTGGGGGCCATGGTCGAGGCGGGCACGGACATGATCGAGCTGCAGATTCCGTTTTCGGAACCGCTCGCGGACGGCCCGGTGATCGCGCACGCCAATCAAAAGGCGCTTGCCGCCGGGGCCACGGTGGATCGCTGCTTCGAGCTCGCAACGGAGCTCGCGCGCGAGTTTCCCATACCCTTCCTCTTCATGACGTATTTCAACATCCCGTTTCGGCGCGGTGTCGAGCGTTTCGTCGAGGACACGAAGGCCGCGGGCCTTCGCGGGGTCATCGTGGCGGATTTGCCGCCCGAGGAGGGGGACGCGTTCTACGGCACGATGAACCGTGCGGGACTAGCCCCGGTATTCTTCTTTTCTCCGCGGTCCACCGACGCGCGACTGGCCGAAATTGCACCGCACGCTCGCGGATTCGTCTATTGCGTCGCCCGCACGGGCGTGACGGGCGCAGTCACCGAATTCGCAGCGCTCGACAGTTACCTCGCCCGATGCCGGCGGGCAACCTCGCTGCCCATCGCGCTCGGGTTCGGTGTGAAGTCCAAAAAAGACATCGACTCCCTGCGCGGTAAGATCGATATCGCCGTCATTGGCTCGCAGGTGATCCGGGTGCTGGACGAGCGCGGGGCCGCAGCCGTAGGACCGTTCATCCGCTCGCTCCAAGCGTAA
- a CDS encoding ABC transporter permease yields the protein MKWGFALAIALFVVLAALTSNAFLTQANITNLLKQMVTVGLLSFGMLVVILTGGIDLSVGSVVAFAGIVTAGLVAHLPIPLAMAIGIVSGIGFGAINGALVAWFALAPFVVTLASLTTIRGLAFVYSEIPISPAQPAFLWLGTAMIGPVPLTTLIMLAVFVAGSVFLEHTPAGRSIVAIGGNAETVRLAGIDVRRHVLGAYILSGACAGVAGVILASRVGIAQPSVGVAFELDAIAACVIGGANLAGGRGSAKATFGGVLVLVLINNLLNLYGVQSFWQQVLKGLIIVAVILVQRTNRFRTA from the coding sequence ATGAAATGGGGATTCGCACTGGCCATCGCTCTTTTCGTGGTGCTGGCGGCATTGACGTCGAATGCATTTCTCACGCAGGCGAACATCACCAACTTGCTCAAGCAAATGGTGACCGTAGGCTTGCTCTCGTTTGGCATGCTGGTGGTCATCCTGACGGGCGGGATCGATCTTTCCGTCGGGTCGGTGGTGGCATTTGCGGGCATCGTTACCGCCGGTCTCGTGGCCCATTTGCCCATCCCGCTGGCCATGGCAATCGGTATCGTGAGCGGAATCGGCTTCGGCGCCATCAATGGCGCGCTCGTCGCCTGGTTTGCGCTCGCGCCGTTCGTCGTCACGCTCGCGTCGCTGACCACCATTCGAGGATTGGCCTTCGTTTATTCGGAAATCCCCATCTCGCCGGCCCAACCCGCCTTTCTCTGGCTCGGTACTGCGATGATCGGACCCGTTCCGCTCACCACGCTCATCATGCTGGCGGTCTTCGTGGCGGGGAGTGTATTTCTCGAACACACGCCCGCGGGCCGGTCCATCGTGGCCATTGGTGGAAATGCCGAGACGGTTCGCCTCGCGGGCATCGACGTGCGACGGCACGTACTCGGCGCCTACATTCTCAGCGGGGCATGCGCGGGCGTGGCCGGGGTCATCCTGGCCAGCCGGGTGGGCATTGCTCAACCCAGCGTGGGCGTTGCTTTCGAATTGGATGCGATTGCGGCATGCGTCATCGGTGGGGCCAATCTGGCCGGCGGACGCGGCTCCGCGAAGGCGACGTTCGGCGGGGTCCTCGTTTTGGTGCTCATCAACAATTTGCTCAACCTCTACGGCGTGCAGAGTTTCTGGCAGCAGGTTCTCAAGGGCCTCATCATCGTCGCGGTCATCCTCGTGCAGCGCACGAACCGATTCCGCACGGCCTGA
- a CDS encoding aldehyde dehydrogenase family protein, protein MSIVPPKPGAVIEVRNPGTGEVLGQITAMTDERITAAVGVAQEGQHVMAKMPAHERARLLQEVASRIESEKASLAKMLARENGKPIRQTQGEVDAAIRIFRGYAAEATRLFGRQIPLDTVPGLERHLAVTLREPLGPVAALVPFNYPVELYAHKGAAALAAGNAVIVQPPARCPLTLMRIAELIREAGVPAPAHQVVTGEVRVSQLLAQLPGIAAVTLTGSTAAGREIARLGAQTLKKVMLELGGNDALIVCDDADVKAAARAVVLGRLARGNGQICCAVKRVYVQSGVHDAFVAALLEQTANLVVGDQLLDTTDVGPLIAEQAAQRVEAAVRRLVSDGARLVAGGSRRGAFVDPTVLVGVPNASPAFAEEIFGPVAPVARFSDPAEAVRLANDSPYGLHAAVFTRDISNAFRIAKLLDVGSVMINGSTALRAENLPFGGTKDTGGYREGLHETVLDFTRQKTVVVMDAFE, encoded by the coding sequence ATGTCCATCGTTCCGCCGAAGCCCGGCGCGGTCATCGAGGTTCGCAATCCTGGCACCGGAGAAGTCCTCGGCCAAATCACGGCCATGACCGACGAACGGATCACGGCGGCCGTCGGCGTGGCGCAGGAAGGCCAGCACGTGATGGCGAAGATGCCAGCCCACGAGCGTGCGAGGTTGCTCCAGGAGGTGGCGTCTCGCATCGAGTCCGAAAAGGCGAGTTTGGCCAAAATGCTTGCCCGCGAAAATGGCAAACCCATTCGGCAGACGCAAGGTGAGGTCGATGCGGCCATTCGGATTTTTCGCGGCTATGCGGCTGAGGCGACACGCTTGTTCGGCCGGCAGATCCCCCTCGATACGGTGCCAGGCTTGGAGCGTCATTTGGCCGTAACCCTGCGGGAGCCGCTTGGACCCGTGGCCGCGCTCGTGCCGTTCAACTACCCCGTGGAGCTTTATGCACATAAGGGAGCGGCTGCGCTGGCTGCGGGCAATGCCGTGATCGTGCAGCCGCCGGCACGGTGCCCGCTCACCCTGATGCGCATTGCGGAATTGATCCGCGAAGCCGGCGTACCCGCGCCCGCGCACCAAGTGGTGACCGGTGAGGTGCGGGTGTCCCAACTCTTGGCGCAGCTACCGGGCATTGCGGCCGTTACGCTCACCGGAAGTACGGCGGCCGGCCGTGAGATTGCGCGGCTCGGGGCGCAGACCTTGAAAAAGGTCATGTTGGAGCTTGGCGGCAACGATGCGCTGATCGTGTGCGACGACGCAGACGTCAAAGCGGCCGCGAGGGCCGTGGTGCTTGGCCGATTGGCACGTGGCAATGGGCAGATCTGTTGCGCGGTGAAGCGCGTTTACGTGCAGTCGGGCGTGCACGACGCATTCGTCGCGGCGCTGCTCGAGCAAACGGCGAATCTCGTGGTCGGCGATCAGCTGCTCGACACCACCGACGTCGGACCGCTCATCGCCGAGCAAGCGGCCCAGCGTGTCGAGGCGGCGGTGCGCCGGCTCGTATCGGATGGTGCCCGCTTGGTCGCGGGCGGTTCTCGCCGGGGCGCATTCGTGGATCCGACGGTCCTCGTGGGCGTGCCCAATGCCAGCCCGGCATTCGCCGAAGAGATCTTCGGCCCGGTGGCGCCGGTCGCGCGCTTTTCCGACCCCGCCGAGGCCGTGCGGCTGGCCAACGACTCGCCCTATGGATTGCATGCGGCGGTATTCACCCGCGACATTTCGAATGCCTTCCGCATTGCCAAGTTGCTCGACGTGGGCAGCGTCATGATCAACGGCTCGACGGCGCTGCGGGCGGAAAATCTGCCCTTCGGCGGCACCAAGGATACGGGCGGCTATCGGGAGGGCCTCCACGAGACCGTGCTCGATTTCACGCGGCAGAAGACCGTCGTGGTGATGGACGCCTTCGAATGA
- a CDS encoding GntR family transcriptional regulator, which translates to MLDHGSALPLYHQLAEELLAQITAGAYSPGARIPSEHELASKYGIGRPTVRQATDSLIQRGVLVRRRGSGTFVRSVPARVELFSLGGTLASFRESGVVLTPAIPEKPARCHIEEEAHPLFGREVVRIVRVSSVRREPVLLEEMDFDAEYFVDLEKIPLRGQSLSEVVEQRYRMRPVAADQTFGVEQLDGVRARRLGQPQDTPVLRVERTLHFATAESAIFCRLFCPEGRFVFTQRIGGRTQ; encoded by the coding sequence GTGCTCGATCATGGATCTGCGTTACCGCTCTACCATCAGCTCGCCGAAGAGCTTTTGGCGCAGATCACGGCGGGCGCCTACTCGCCGGGTGCGCGCATTCCTTCCGAGCACGAGCTCGCGTCGAAGTACGGAATTGGCAGGCCAACGGTTCGACAGGCCACCGACTCGCTGATTCAGCGCGGGGTGCTGGTGCGCCGCCGCGGAAGCGGCACCTTCGTGAGAAGCGTGCCAGCTCGGGTCGAACTCTTCTCCCTCGGCGGCACGCTGGCTTCGTTTCGCGAGAGCGGTGTCGTTCTCACCCCGGCCATTCCCGAAAAGCCCGCCCGCTGCCACATCGAGGAAGAAGCGCATCCCCTGTTTGGGCGTGAGGTGGTTCGCATTGTCCGCGTATCCTCCGTCCGGCGCGAGCCCGTGCTGCTGGAGGAGATGGACTTCGACGCCGAATACTTCGTGGACCTCGAGAAAATACCTTTGCGCGGCCAATCCCTTTCCGAGGTCGTGGAGCAGCGCTATCGCATGCGTCCCGTCGCCGCGGACCAGACGTTTGGCGTCGAACAGCTCGACGGCGTGCGTGCGCGGCGACTCGGTCAGCCGCAGGACACGCCCGTGCTTCGCGTCGAACGCACACTTCACTTCGCCACTGCAGAAAGCGCAATCTTCTGCCGTCTCTTTTGCCCGGAGGGGCGTTTCGTGTTCACCCAGCGTATCGGAGGACGTACCCAATGA
- a CDS encoding sugar ABC transporter ATP-binding protein yields MSRLELRDVQKDFSGVKVLQGIDLRGGAGEVLAVVGANGAGKSTLIKILSGALPMSAGQMWMDGAQVDLRSPHDAHDLGIRTVYQEMSLVPELSVTENLLMGAFPVRFGMIDWGAAHAQAEDVLHRVGFGSIHPRTKAKRLSVARQQMVEIAKALVSEPRVLVLDEPSAVLAGSDLEALFALVRQLRERGVLVIYVSHRLAEVLDLATSIVVIKDGQVIETTEPAKTSEQELIRLMAGRRLEQIYPERRGAPGDVLFAVDALGRPGQFADISFRLRAGEVVGLFGLVGSGRSELARCIFGAEPAESGFSSPAEAIRAGLALVTEDRARSGLVLGMTVRDNISMTTWRSNDWSPLIDAQSQKRDVARMVEQLDIRPAHCASMQAVHLSGGNQQKVVLAKWLLTGPRVLLLDEPTRGVDMATRVDIYRTIDALARQGLAILLISSDLTEVIGATDRILVMNQGRITGELRSAHATEDQVLTLAIKGASGMS; encoded by the coding sequence ATGAGCCGTCTCGAGCTTCGCGACGTGCAGAAGGACTTCAGCGGGGTGAAGGTCCTGCAAGGCATCGATCTGCGTGGCGGCGCCGGCGAGGTGCTGGCCGTGGTCGGCGCGAACGGTGCGGGAAAGTCGACACTGATCAAGATTTTATCCGGTGCGCTGCCAATGAGCGCCGGCCAAATGTGGATGGACGGTGCGCAAGTCGATCTGCGTTCACCGCACGATGCGCACGATCTCGGGATACGGACGGTCTATCAAGAGATGTCGCTCGTGCCCGAGCTGTCGGTCACCGAGAACCTGCTGATGGGCGCCTTTCCGGTGCGCTTCGGCATGATCGACTGGGGGGCGGCACACGCGCAGGCGGAGGACGTGCTTCATCGGGTGGGATTTGGCTCGATCCACCCGCGGACCAAGGCCAAGCGCCTGTCGGTGGCGCGCCAGCAGATGGTGGAGATTGCCAAGGCGCTGGTGAGCGAACCGCGCGTACTGGTGCTCGACGAGCCTTCGGCGGTGCTCGCAGGCTCCGATTTGGAGGCGCTCTTTGCATTGGTGCGCCAGCTGCGCGAGCGCGGTGTTTTGGTCATTTACGTATCGCATCGCCTGGCCGAGGTGCTCGATCTGGCCACGTCGATCGTGGTGATCAAAGACGGCCAGGTCATCGAGACGACGGAGCCTGCGAAGACGAGCGAGCAGGAATTGATCCGGCTCATGGCCGGACGGCGGCTGGAGCAGATTTATCCGGAGCGACGCGGGGCGCCGGGCGACGTGCTTTTCGCGGTCGACGCTCTCGGTCGCCCAGGGCAATTCGCAGATATCTCATTTCGCCTTCGGGCGGGCGAAGTCGTGGGATTGTTCGGCCTCGTCGGCTCCGGTCGCAGCGAATTGGCCCGATGCATTTTTGGCGCAGAACCGGCCGAATCGGGGTTTTCGAGCCCGGCGGAGGCCATTCGAGCCGGGCTGGCGCTGGTCACCGAAGACAGGGCCCGCAGTGGTCTCGTGCTCGGAATGACCGTGCGTGACAACATATCGATGACGACGTGGCGCTCGAACGATTGGAGCCCCCTCATCGATGCCCAGAGCCAAAAGCGCGACGTCGCGCGGATGGTGGAGCAGCTCGACATCCGCCCGGCCCACTGCGCATCGATGCAGGCCGTGCATCTCAGCGGGGGCAACCAGCAAAAAGTGGTGCTGGCCAAATGGCTGCTCACCGGCCCGCGCGTGCTCTTGCTCGATGAGCCCACCCGCGGTGTGGATATGGCAACTCGGGTCGATATCTATCGCACGATCGATGCATTGGCCCGGCAAGGATTGGCCATTTTGCTCATCTCCTCGGATCTGACGGAGGTGATCGGCGCCACGGATCGCATTCTCGTGATGAACCAGGGGCGCATCACCGGCGAGCTTCGCTCGGCCCACGCCACCGAGGACCAAGTCCTCACACTTGCGATCAAGGGCGCATCGGGTATGTCATGA
- the trpB gene encoding tryptophan synthase subunit beta, translating into MIERGHYGQFGGAYIPEILVATFDQLEAAFREAKDDPSFYREYETLMSRYSCRPTPITFAENLTRHFGGARIFIKREDFNHTGAHKANNAMGQGLLVKRMGKKRVIAETGAGQHGIATATMAAKFGFECTIYMGEVDVARQRPNVFWMERLGATVVPVRDGSRTLKDALNEAFRDWLANMDTTHYVLGTACGPHPFPELVTYFQAIVGREAREQMLRLENVLPKRVYACVGGGSNALGVFSGFLDDRSVELVGVEAAGHGLDSKQHATRLSSEDASIGVAQGYKTYFLQGPDGQMNETHSVAAGLDYVGVSPILAHYRETGRVRFEAATDREAVDALALTIKKEGIIPALESSHAFAQAFKEASSLDPSDAILINQSGRGDKDIFTIADAFDDPSWRNFIIDKAEAYRARS; encoded by the coding sequence ATGATTGAGCGCGGCCATTACGGCCAATTCGGTGGCGCGTACATTCCCGAGATTCTCGTCGCCACATTCGACCAGCTCGAGGCGGCTTTTCGCGAGGCGAAGGACGATCCTTCGTTTTACCGCGAATACGAGACTCTCATGTCGAGGTACTCGTGCCGCCCCACACCGATCACCTTCGCGGAGAACCTCACGCGTCATTTCGGAGGCGCGCGCATCTTCATCAAGCGCGAAGATTTCAACCATACCGGGGCGCACAAGGCGAACAACGCCATGGGCCAGGGCCTGCTGGTCAAGCGGATGGGCAAGAAGCGGGTCATCGCCGAGACGGGTGCCGGTCAGCATGGCATCGCGACCGCCACCATGGCGGCGAAGTTCGGATTCGAGTGCACCATCTACATGGGTGAGGTCGACGTGGCCCGCCAACGGCCCAATGTCTTTTGGATGGAGCGGCTCGGCGCAACCGTCGTTCCGGTGAGGGACGGCAGCCGCACACTCAAGGACGCGCTCAACGAAGCGTTCCGAGACTGGCTGGCCAACATGGACACGACGCACTACGTGCTCGGCACGGCGTGCGGCCCTCACCCTTTTCCCGAATTGGTGACCTACTTCCAAGCCATCGTCGGGCGCGAGGCGCGTGAGCAGATGCTCCGTCTGGAGAACGTCTTGCCGAAGCGCGTGTACGCGTGCGTGGGCGGCGGCTCCAATGCGTTGGGCGTCTTTTCCGGCTTCCTCGACGACCGGAGCGTGGAGTTGGTGGGCGTAGAAGCCGCCGGCCACGGTCTCGACTCGAAGCAACACGCAACGCGGCTCTCGTCCGAAGATGCAAGCATTGGAGTCGCCCAGGGCTACAAGACGTATTTCCTTCAAGGGCCGGACGGCCAGATGAATGAAACGCATAGCGTGGCGGCCGGTCTGGATTACGTGGGTGTCTCGCCCATTCTCGCCCATTATCGCGAGACGGGCCGTGTGCGATTCGAGGCGGCGACCGATCGCGAGGCCGTGGACGCGCTGGCCCTCACCATCAAGAAAGAGGGAATCATTCCCGCGCTGGAGTCGTCGCACGCGTTTGCACAGGCCTTCAAAGAGGCCAGCTCGCTCGATCCCAGCGACGCCATTCTCATCAATCAGTCCGGTCGCGGCGACAAGGACATCTTCACGATCGCCGACGCCTTCGACGATCCGTCGTGGCGGAATTTCATCATCGACAAGGCGGAGGCTTACCGTGCTCGAAGCTGA
- the ubiG gene encoding bifunctional 2-polyprenyl-6-hydroxyphenol methylase/3-demethylubiquinol 3-O-methyltransferase UbiG → MESNRHSLRGVNNAIYSELGDRWYEADDDPVALLRAESRLLGPWVAQQLEQRAGRCNVLDVGCGAGFLANDLARRGHHVTGLDFAAEALDVARAHDPTRSVTYCHGDARSLPFADGSFDAVCAMDFLEHVEDPARIVAEVSRVLAPNGLFVFHTFNRNWLAWLVIIKGVEWFVRNTPVDMHVLHLFRRPAELARICNASGLRGVRFIGSRPRFGRALWKMLRTGVVPRDFRFTFSRSTLLGYAGTALRAS, encoded by the coding sequence ATGGAATCGAACCGACATTCGCTCCGCGGCGTAAACAATGCCATCTACTCCGAACTCGGCGATCGCTGGTACGAAGCCGACGATGATCCGGTGGCACTTCTCCGCGCCGAGTCACGGCTCTTGGGACCGTGGGTGGCGCAGCAGCTCGAGCAGCGCGCAGGGCGTTGCAACGTACTCGACGTCGGGTGCGGGGCGGGATTCTTGGCGAACGATCTCGCGCGCCGCGGACATCACGTTACGGGGCTGGATTTCGCAGCCGAAGCCCTCGATGTGGCCCGCGCCCACGATCCAACCCGGAGCGTGACGTATTGCCACGGCGATGCTCGGTCGCTCCCCTTCGCGGACGGGTCGTTCGATGCGGTCTGCGCGATGGATTTCCTGGAACACGTGGAGGATCCGGCGCGCATCGTTGCCGAAGTTTCCCGCGTCCTCGCGCCAAATGGCCTCTTCGTTTTTCATACCTTCAATCGAAATTGGCTCGCCTGGCTGGTGATCATCAAAGGCGTCGAATGGTTCGTGCGCAATACGCCGGTGGACATGCACGTCCTTCATCTCTTTCGCAGACCGGCCGAGTTGGCGCGGATCTGCAATGCCTCTGGGCTGCGCGGTGTCCGTTTCATTGGCTCGCGACCGAGGTTCGGACGGGCCCTCTGGAAGATGCTTCGCACGGGCGTCGTGCCTCGCGACTTCCGGTTCACGTTCAGCCGATCCACGTTGCTCGGTTACGCGGGGACCGCTCTGCGCGCTTCTTGA